The Flavobacterium piscisymbiosum genome includes a region encoding these proteins:
- a CDS encoding L-threonylcarbamoyladenylate synthase: MAEFIKIYPDKPSEAAIAKVVKVLQSGGLVIYPTDTVYGLGCDITNSRALEKIAKIKGVKLEKANFSFICHDLSNLSDYVRQIDTSTFKILKRALPGPYTFILPGNNNLPKEFKKKTTVGIRVPDNNIALEIVRQLGNPIVSTSIRDEDDVIEYTTDPELIFEKWQNLVDLVIDGGYGDNVGSTIIDLSEHEPVIIREGKGDIDIL; encoded by the coding sequence AAAGTAGTAAAAGTGCTTCAGAGCGGAGGTTTAGTCATTTATCCAACAGATACCGTTTATGGTTTGGGTTGTGATATTACCAATTCGCGCGCATTAGAGAAAATTGCAAAAATAAAAGGAGTAAAATTAGAGAAAGCTAATTTCTCATTCATTTGTCATGATTTGAGCAATCTTTCAGATTATGTTCGCCAGATCGATACCTCTACTTTTAAGATCCTGAAAAGAGCATTGCCTGGGCCATATACTTTTATTTTACCTGGAAACAATAATTTGCCAAAAGAGTTTAAAAAGAAAACAACAGTAGGTATTCGTGTTCCTGATAATAATATTGCATTAGAGATTGTTCGGCAATTAGGAAACCCCATTGTTTCGACTTCTATTCGTGATGAAGATGATGTAATAGAATATACTACTGATCCGGAATTGATTTTTGAAAAATGGCAAAATCTTGTAGATCTTGTTATCGATGGAGGTTACGGAGACAATGTAGGTTCGACTATTATAGATTTGTCAGAACATGAACCCGTTATAATAAGAGAAGGAAAAGGAGATATTGATATTTTGTAA
- a CDS encoding carboxypeptidase-like regulatory domain-containing protein, which yields MKKLYLFIFLMSSITIFSQSILKGKILGKDNIPLEGVNIYFDGTTFATISDAKGNYSIAYEANSNSVLVISFMGYEREYLTSLDVSKPLNIKMTLSKNQLKEVVVSQKELFTRAQKLKIFREYFLGKTNNAKSSVINNEDDIQFKYDKKKLILTASSNKPLVIVNSSLGYKINYELVGFEIVFDKISMNSKDVINNFYQGVSRFEEVNNSAENLERREKAFEGSQVQFFRNLANKDWGSDKFLLFNESDSIDPDVRFGIIKEDDLVKVKILPQRKGEMKNEENIKDIVASYNVMFKNKEASKIVFLTDSFYVYKYGNNSNINNILFLGGIAEKKVGDLLPLNYGM from the coding sequence ATGAAAAAACTCTATCTTTTTATATTTTTGATGTCCTCTATTACTATATTTTCTCAAAGCATTCTTAAAGGTAAAATTTTAGGTAAAGATAATATCCCTTTAGAAGGAGTTAATATTTATTTTGACGGTACTACATTTGCAACCATTTCAGATGCAAAAGGAAATTATTCTATAGCTTATGAAGCCAATAGTAATAGTGTTTTAGTAATAAGCTTCATGGGATATGAAAGAGAATATCTTACTAGTTTAGACGTTTCTAAGCCATTAAATATTAAAATGACACTTTCTAAAAATCAACTTAAAGAAGTCGTCGTTAGCCAAAAAGAATTGTTTACCAGAGCTCAGAAATTAAAAATATTTAGAGAATACTTTTTAGGAAAAACAAATAATGCAAAATCCTCTGTAATAAATAATGAAGATGACATTCAGTTTAAGTACGATAAGAAAAAATTAATTCTGACTGCTTCATCCAATAAACCTTTGGTTATAGTTAATAGCTCTTTGGGATATAAAATTAATTATGAATTAGTAGGATTTGAAATTGTATTTGATAAAATCAGTATGAATTCTAAAGATGTAATAAATAATTTTTATCAGGGAGTAAGTCGTTTCGAGGAAGTTAATAATTCTGCAGAAAATTTAGAACGCCGAGAAAAAGCTTTTGAAGGTTCGCAAGTTCAATTTTTTAGAAATTTGGCAAATAAGGATTGGGGATCAGATAAATTTTTATTATTTAATGAATCTGATAGTATTGATCCAGATGTACGTTTCGGAATTATTAAGGAAGATGATCTTGTCAAAGTAAAAATTCTTCCACAACGAAAAGGAGAAATGAAAAATGAAGAGAATATAAAAGATATAGTAGCGTCTTACAATGTTATGTTCAAAAATAAAGAAGCATCCAAAATAGTTTTCCTGACAGATAGTTTTTATGTCTACAAGTATGGTAATAATTCAAACATTAACAATATACTATTTTTAGGCGGAATTGCAGAAAAGAAAGTGGGCGATTTATTACCTCTTAATTATGGCATGTAA
- a CDS encoding OmpA/MotB family protein, protein MRKIVIALSVLMALTSCVSKKQYAALEAKNKETQDLLNSCTVKLNACLEEKAGLAATAESYKAHNQDLISTSKDLTVLTTKGAENLEKSLESLKEKDLKISRLQDALTKKDSVTLALVTSLKGAVGINDPDIEINVEKGVVFISIADKLLFKSGSYDVTDKAKGVLAKVAKVVNDKPDFECMVEGHTDNVPYKSNGILLDNWDLSVKRSTSIVRVLTNDLGVNPAKLIAAGRSSYVPLVANDTAEDKARNRRTRIVVMPKIDQFYDMIEKEMKKQQK, encoded by the coding sequence ATGAGAAAAATAGTAATTGCACTATCAGTATTAATGGCCTTAACTTCGTGTGTATCGAAAAAGCAGTACGCAGCATTAGAAGCTAAGAACAAAGAGACACAAGATTTATTAAACTCTTGCACAGTAAAACTAAATGCTTGTTTAGAGGAAAAAGCAGGATTAGCAGCTACAGCTGAAAGTTATAAAGCACACAATCAAGACTTAATAAGCACTTCTAAAGATTTAACTGTATTAACAACTAAAGGAGCTGAAAATCTTGAAAAATCATTAGAAAGTTTAAAAGAAAAAGATTTAAAAATATCTAGACTTCAGGATGCATTAACTAAAAAAGACAGTGTAACTTTAGCTTTAGTTACAAGCTTAAAAGGTGCTGTTGGAATTAATGATCCGGATATCGAAATCAATGTAGAAAAAGGAGTTGTATTTATTTCTATTGCAGACAAATTATTATTTAAAAGCGGTAGCTATGACGTAACTGACAAAGCTAAAGGTGTTTTGGCTAAAGTTGCAAAAGTAGTAAACGACAAACCAGATTTCGAATGTATGGTTGAAGGTCACACAGATAACGTTCCTTACAAAAGCAACGGAATTTTGTTAGACAACTGGGATTTAAGTGTTAAACGTTCTACATCTATTGTACGTGTGTTAACAAATGATCTTGGTGTAAACCCTGCAAAATTAATCGCAGCTGGTAGAAGTTCTTATGTACCATTAGTTGCTAATGATACTGCAGAAGATAAAGCTCGCAACAGAAGAACTCGTATCGTTGTTATGCCAAAAATCGATCAATTCTATGATATGATTGAAAAAGAAATGAAAAAACAACAAAAATAA
- a CDS encoding glycosyltransferase family 2 protein yields the protein MDKIAVVILNWNGVKLLEQFLPSVVRFSEGAHIYVADNASTDDSVNFIKQNFPTITIVENNGNHGFAKGYNDALQHINAEIYALVNSDIEVTENWLKPIIETFDKQKQTAIIQPKILDFKNKEYFEYAGGAGGFIDKYGFPFCRGRIFDTIEKDNGQYDDNCELFWASGACFFIRSEVYHELGGFDESFFAHQEEIDLCWRAANEGHIIKYNSGSTVYHVGGATLQQGNPKKTFLNFRNSLLMLVKNLPKKGLFFVIFFRMFLDGIAGIRFLTQGKFAHTFAILKAHFSFYCISLKYLRERKDFQIQQYYTVKSIVFLYYIKKLTVFKEIFNSNQNIKN from the coding sequence TTGGATAAAATTGCTGTTGTCATTTTAAATTGGAATGGAGTAAAATTGCTGGAACAATTTTTACCTTCTGTTGTAAGATTTTCTGAAGGAGCACACATATACGTGGCTGATAATGCTTCAACAGACGATTCTGTAAATTTTATCAAACAAAATTTTCCCACTATTACAATTGTAGAAAATAACGGTAATCATGGCTTTGCAAAAGGCTATAATGATGCCTTGCAACATATTAATGCTGAAATTTATGCTTTAGTAAATTCAGACATTGAGGTAACTGAAAATTGGCTGAAACCGATTATTGAAACTTTCGATAAACAAAAACAAACTGCTATAATTCAGCCTAAGATACTTGATTTTAAAAATAAAGAATACTTTGAATATGCTGGTGGCGCCGGTGGATTTATTGACAAGTACGGTTTCCCTTTTTGTCGTGGACGTATTTTTGATACTATCGAAAAAGACAATGGCCAATACGATGATAATTGTGAATTATTCTGGGCTTCAGGAGCTTGTTTTTTTATAAGAAGTGAAGTGTATCATGAATTAGGAGGTTTTGATGAAAGCTTTTTTGCACATCAGGAAGAAATTGATTTATGCTGGCGTGCTGCAAACGAAGGGCATATTATTAAATACAATTCGGGATCAACGGTTTATCATGTTGGGGGAGCAACTTTGCAACAAGGAAATCCTAAAAAAACATTTTTAAATTTTAGAAATTCATTATTAATGCTTGTTAAAAACTTGCCTAAAAAAGGTTTGTTTTTTGTGATTTTCTTTAGAATGTTTTTAGACGGTATCGCCGGTATCCGTTTTCTTACGCAGGGAAAATTTGCCCATACTTTTGCAATTTTGAAAGCGCATTTTTCATTTTATTGCATATCTTTAAAATATCTGCGTGAGCGAAAAGATTTTCAGATACAGCAATACTATACTGTAAAAAGTATCGTTTTCCTGTATTACATAAAGAAACTAACCGTATTTAAAGAAATCTTTAACAGTAATCAAAATATTAAAAACTAA
- a CDS encoding type I restriction enzyme HsdR N-terminal domain-containing protein → MQQLNFPSYTFRFKNSENKVSIFDEIRKKFIILTPEEWVRQHVVHYLMDEKKYPKSLINVEKVLTVNGLRKRYDVVVFNPDGSIHILVECKAPSVKISQATFDQIARYNMTMKARFLNVTNGLNHFYCQMDFENEKYEFLRNLPDYKE, encoded by the coding sequence ATGCAGCAATTAAATTTTCCTTCTTATACTTTCCGATTCAAAAATAGCGAAAATAAAGTGTCTATTTTTGATGAAATCAGGAAAAAATTTATCATTCTTACTCCAGAGGAATGGGTACGCCAGCATGTTGTTCATTATTTAATGGATGAAAAAAAATACCCTAAATCATTAATCAACGTAGAGAAGGTTTTAACAGTCAACGGGTTAAGAAAAAGATACGATGTTGTTGTCTTTAATCCGGATGGTTCTATACATATATTAGTAGAATGTAAAGCGCCAAGTGTAAAAATTTCTCAGGCAACTTTTGATCAGATTGCCCGTTATAATATGACAATGAAGGCACGGTTTTTGAATGTCACAAATGGTCTAAATCATTTTTATTGTCAAATGGATTTTGAAAATGAAAAATATGAGTTTCTAAGAAACTTGCCGGACTACAAGGAATAA
- the holA gene encoding DNA polymerase III subunit delta, protein MDEVVKIVNDIKAGNIKPIYFLMGEEPYYIDKLSEYIEQNVLSEEEKGFNQTVLYGRDVTVEDIVSTAKRYPMMSDRQVVIVKEAQDLSRTIDKIESYVHNPMTTTVLVFCYKYKTLDKRKKVTKLLAQNGIVYESKKLYENQVGDWIKRVLAGKKYTIDPKANAMLVEFLGTDLSKINNELEKLQIILPQGTVITPQHIEENIGFSKDYNVFELRKAIGERNQLKAYKIAENFAHNPKEYPLVMTTGLVFGFFIQLLKYHGLKDKNPKNVAAAIGVNPYFLKEYDLAIKNYPMRKVSQIVGALRDVDIKSKGVGANALPQADLLKEMLYKIFN, encoded by the coding sequence ATGGACGAAGTTGTAAAAATTGTTAATGATATCAAAGCCGGAAATATCAAACCAATTTATTTTTTAATGGGTGAGGAGCCTTATTATATCGATAAATTATCAGAATATATTGAGCAGAATGTACTTTCGGAAGAAGAAAAAGGATTCAATCAAACGGTTTTATATGGTCGGGATGTTACTGTAGAAGATATTGTTTCAACAGCCAAGCGCTATCCTATGATGTCTGATCGTCAGGTTGTTATTGTAAAAGAGGCTCAGGATTTATCAAGAACAATTGATAAAATAGAGTCGTACGTACATAATCCTATGACAACTACCGTTTTGGTTTTTTGTTACAAATACAAAACGCTTGATAAACGTAAAAAGGTAACAAAATTATTAGCACAAAACGGAATCGTTTACGAGAGTAAAAAGCTATATGAAAACCAGGTAGGCGACTGGATCAAACGTGTTTTGGCGGGAAAAAAATACACGATCGATCCCAAAGCAAATGCTATGTTAGTAGAGTTTTTGGGTACCGATCTGAGTAAAATCAACAATGAATTAGAAAAATTACAGATTATTTTACCCCAGGGAACTGTCATTACACCGCAACATATTGAGGAAAATATAGGTTTTAGTAAAGATTATAATGTTTTCGAACTTCGAAAAGCAATAGGAGAACGCAATCAATTGAAAGCATATAAAATAGCCGAGAATTTTGCCCATAACCCCAAAGAATATCCGTTGGTAATGACAACAGGATTGGTTTTTGGATTTTTTATTCAGCTCTTAAAATATCACGGACTTAAGGATAAAAATCCTAAAAATGTAGCAGCTGCAATTGGCGTCAATCCTTATTTCTTAAAAGAATACGACTTAGCTATAAAAAATTATCCAATGCGAAAAGTAAGTCAAATCGTAGGCGCATTGCGTGATGTAGATATCAAAAGTAAAGGTGTAGGAGCGAATGCTTTACCTCAGGCTGATTTATTAAAAGAAATGCTGTACAAAATATTTAATTAA
- a CDS encoding CAL67264 family membrane protein, protein MGMNKNTVLGWATFIMVLMGLLLIGLGAFRYRDVSGWGFVAVGVGFFANAWVFNALKGRV, encoded by the coding sequence ATGGGAATGAATAAAAATACCGTTTTAGGATGGGCTACTTTTATAATGGTACTTATGGGATTGTTACTTATAGGTCTTGGCGCTTTTAGATACAGAGATGTTTCTGGCTGGGGATTTGTCGCAGTAGGTGTTGGATTTTTTGCTAATGCCTGGGTTTTTAATGCGTTGAAAGGTAGAGTTTAA
- the ettA gene encoding energy-dependent translational throttle protein EttA, with amino-acid sequence MSDDKKVIFSMQKLSKTYQGADKPVLKNIYLSFFYGAKIGILGLNGSGKSSLLKIIAGVDKNYQGDVVFQPGYTVGYLEQEPILDDSKTVIEIVREGAAETMAVLEEYNQINDLFGLEENYSDPDKMDKLMDRQAALQDKIDALGAWEIDTKLEIAMDALRTPEGDTPIKNLSGGERRRVALCRLLLQQPDVLLLDEPTNHLDAESVLWLEQHLAQYAGTVIAVTHDRYFLDNVAGWILELDRGEGIPWKGNYSSWLDQKSSRMAQEEKVASKRRKTLERELDWVRQGAKGRQTKQKARLQNYDKLLNEDQKQLDENLEIYIPNGPRLGTNVIEAKNVAKAFGDKLLYDNLNFTLPQAGIVGIIGPNGAGKSTIFKMIMGEQATDSGEFSVGETVKIAYVDQSHSNIDPNKSIWENFADGQELIMMGGKQVNSRAYLSRFNFGGGEQNKKVSMLSGGERNRLHLAMTLKEEGNVLLLDEPTNDLDVNTLRALEEGLENFAGCAVIISHDRWFLDRICTHILAFEGDSEVYYFEGGFSEYEENKKKRLGGDLTPKRLKYRKLIR; translated from the coding sequence ATGTCAGACGATAAGAAAGTAATTTTCTCAATGCAAAAATTGAGCAAAACCTATCAGGGAGCAGACAAACCGGTGCTTAAAAACATTTATTTGAGCTTTTTTTACGGAGCTAAAATTGGTATTCTTGGACTTAATGGTTCTGGAAAATCTTCTCTTTTAAAGATTATTGCAGGTGTAGATAAAAATTATCAGGGAGATGTTGTTTTTCAACCGGGGTATACTGTAGGTTACTTAGAGCAAGAGCCTATTCTTGATGATTCTAAAACAGTTATTGAAATTGTTCGTGAAGGAGCTGCAGAAACTATGGCAGTTTTAGAAGAATACAATCAGATCAATGATTTATTCGGTCTTGAAGAAAACTATTCTGATCCTGATAAAATGGACAAGTTGATGGATCGTCAGGCAGCTTTACAAGACAAAATTGATGCGCTTGGTGCCTGGGAAATCGACACAAAACTAGAAATTGCAATGGATGCTTTGCGTACTCCGGAAGGAGACACGCCAATCAAAAACCTTTCAGGAGGTGAGCGTCGTCGTGTGGCTTTATGTCGTTTGTTATTGCAACAGCCTGATGTATTGCTACTTGATGAGCCTACCAACCACTTAGATGCTGAATCTGTACTTTGGTTAGAGCAGCATTTAGCTCAATATGCAGGAACAGTAATTGCGGTAACGCACGATAGATACTTCTTGGATAATGTTGCAGGTTGGATTCTTGAGTTGGATAGAGGAGAAGGAATTCCTTGGAAAGGAAACTATTCTTCTTGGTTAGACCAAAAATCAAGCCGTATGGCACAAGAAGAAAAAGTTGCTTCAAAACGTAGAAAAACTTTAGAGCGTGAGCTTGACTGGGTTCGTCAAGGAGCAAAAGGTCGTCAGACAAAGCAAAAAGCACGTTTACAGAATTACGACAAATTATTAAACGAAGATCAAAAACAACTGGATGAAAATCTGGAAATTTATATCCCGAACGGTCCACGTTTAGGAACCAATGTTATTGAAGCGAAGAATGTTGCCAAAGCTTTTGGAGATAAATTATTGTACGATAATTTAAATTTCACTTTGCCACAAGCAGGAATTGTTGGGATTATTGGGCCAAACGGTGCTGGTAAATCTACCATTTTCAAAATGATTATGGGTGAACAGGCTACGGATAGTGGGGAATTCTCAGTTGGTGAAACTGTAAAAATCGCTTACGTAGATCAATCTCACTCTAACATTGACCCAAATAAATCTATCTGGGAAAACTTTGCCGATGGTCAGGAATTGATTATGATGGGCGGAAAGCAAGTGAACTCAAGAGCTTATTTATCACGTTTCAACTTTGGCGGTGGAGAACAAAACAAGAAAGTTTCAATGCTTTCAGGTGGTGAGCGTAACCGTTTGCACCTTGCAATGACATTGAAAGAAGAAGGAAACGTACTTTTACTGGATGAACCTACGAATGATTTAGATGTAAATACACTTCGTGCACTTGAAGAAGGTTTGGAGAATTTTGCAGGTTGTGCCGTTATTATTTCGCACGACAGATGGTTCTTAGACAGAATCTGTACGCACATTCTGGCTTTCGAAGGAGATTCTGAAGTATACTATTTTGAAGGTGGTTTCTCTGAATACGAAGAAAACAAAAAGAAACGTTTAGGTGGTGATTTAACTCCAAAACGTTTGAAATACAGAAAATTGATTAGATAG
- a CDS encoding thiol-disulfide oxidoreductase DCC family protein, translated as MQDLPENKKIILFDGVCNLCNDAVQLIIKHDKKDIFRFVALQSDLGKEICKYIGVDQTKIDSIILYNPRVAYYYKSSAAIEIAEELGGIYSLISVLKIFPEKLRNFVYDYIAKNRYKWYGKKESCMIPTPELKAKFL; from the coding sequence ATGCAAGACCTTCCAGAAAACAAAAAAATAATTCTTTTCGATGGCGTTTGCAATTTATGCAATGACGCAGTTCAGCTTATTATTAAACATGACAAAAAAGATATTTTTAGATTTGTGGCTTTGCAATCAGATTTGGGAAAAGAAATTTGTAAATATATAGGTGTTGATCAAACTAAAATTGATAGTATCATTTTATACAATCCTCGCGTAGCCTATTATTATAAATCTTCGGCAGCTATTGAAATTGCAGAAGAACTTGGAGGAATTTATAGTTTGATTTCTGTTTTAAAAATATTCCCGGAAAAACTTCGAAATTTTGTTTACGATTATATTGCTAAAAACCGTTACAAATGGTACGGCAAAAAAGAAAGCTGCATGATTCCAACTCCAGAGTTGAAGGCAAAGTTTTTATAA
- a CDS encoding endonuclease MutS2 — protein MISITEKTLQDLQFPTVLETISAGCNTDIGKEKALQITPFRDKETLMRALMQTSEYVSSFENNNAIPNHGFDAITHEIKFLAIEDSFLEVGSFRKIATLSSTANFLLNFLKKFDDYYPNLNARASRVEYTKDIVTLIDAIVDKYGEIKDNASPALLSIRQNMNIVRGKVNQSFGVALSHNNSLGYLDDIKESFVQNRRVLAVLAMYRRKVKGSILGSSKTGSIAYIEPEATLQYSRELANLEYEEKEEITRILKQLSNQIRPYLPLLVEYQEFLSDIDVVAGKAKYANRINGILPTITEERRLFFREAYHPILYLNNKQKNEITHPQTIELKQDNRIIVISGPNAGGKTISLKTVGLLQLMLQSGMLIPVHERSETFLFDRIITDIGDNQSIENHLSTYSYRLKNMNYFLKKCNKKTMFLIDEFGTGSDPELGGALAEIFLEEFYHREAFGIITTHYSNLKILANELPYATNANMMFDEKSLEPMYKLALGQAGSSFTFEVALKNGIPFGLINRAKKKIEVGKVRFDKTIATLQKERSKLEKTSINLKEEETRAREESKKMENINVKIKQKLESYQELYDSNQKTIYIGQKIEDISEKYFNNKNKKELIGEFLKIIEIENSKRKKATPKEAKAIIEKKKEVIAEVSVQVEEIRKEKKEKKLKPVIEKPKPILKVGDRVRMLDGRSVGSIDSIEKNKATVNYGIFTSKVSLDELEFVEAGKK, from the coding sequence ATGATATCAATTACCGAAAAAACATTACAAGATTTACAATTTCCAACAGTGCTCGAAACTATTTCGGCTGGCTGTAATACAGATATAGGAAAAGAAAAAGCTTTACAAATAACTCCGTTTAGAGATAAAGAAACTCTGATGCGGGCTTTGATGCAAACATCAGAATATGTTTCGTCTTTTGAAAATAACAACGCCATTCCCAATCATGGGTTTGATGCCATAACGCACGAAATTAAATTTCTGGCCATTGAAGATAGTTTCCTGGAAGTAGGAAGTTTTAGAAAAATTGCAACACTTTCATCAACAGCAAATTTCTTGTTGAATTTCCTTAAAAAGTTTGATGACTATTATCCAAACTTAAACGCAAGAGCTTCAAGAGTTGAATATACTAAAGATATTGTAACTCTCATAGATGCTATTGTAGACAAATACGGAGAAATCAAAGACAATGCTTCACCAGCTTTATTGAGCATTCGCCAAAATATGAATATTGTTCGCGGTAAAGTAAACCAAAGTTTTGGAGTGGCACTTTCTCATAATAATAGTCTTGGTTATTTAGATGACATCAAAGAAAGTTTTGTCCAAAATCGTAGAGTGCTTGCCGTTTTAGCAATGTATCGTCGTAAGGTAAAAGGTTCGATTTTAGGAAGTTCCAAAACCGGAAGTATCGCTTATATCGAACCTGAAGCTACTTTACAATATTCCAGAGAATTAGCAAATCTTGAATACGAGGAAAAAGAAGAAATTACCAGAATTCTAAAACAATTATCAAATCAAATTCGACCATATTTACCTTTATTAGTTGAATATCAGGAATTTTTGAGTGATATTGATGTTGTTGCCGGAAAAGCAAAATATGCCAACAGAATCAACGGAATCCTGCCAACAATTACCGAAGAAAGAAGATTGTTTTTTAGAGAAGCGTATCATCCCATTTTGTATTTGAATAACAAACAAAAAAACGAAATCACGCATCCGCAAACTATTGAATTAAAACAAGATAACCGAATCATTGTAATTTCCGGACCAAACGCGGGAGGAAAAACAATTTCGCTTAAAACGGTTGGTTTATTACAATTGATGTTGCAATCAGGGATGTTGATTCCGGTTCACGAACGAAGTGAAACTTTTTTGTTTGATAGAATTATAACAGATATAGGTGACAATCAATCTATTGAAAATCATTTGAGTACTTATAGTTACCGATTAAAAAACATGAATTATTTCTTAAAGAAATGCAACAAGAAAACCATGTTTTTAATTGACGAATTCGGTACCGGTTCTGATCCTGAATTAGGTGGCGCTTTGGCTGAAATTTTCTTAGAAGAATTTTATCATCGTGAAGCTTTCGGAATTATTACAACGCATTATTCGAATTTAAAAATTCTCGCAAACGAATTGCCGTATGCAACAAATGCGAACATGATGTTTGATGAAAAATCATTGGAACCGATGTATAAACTGGCTTTAGGTCAGGCCGGAAGTTCGTTTACTTTTGAAGTAGCTCTGAAAAACGGAATTCCGTTTGGATTAATCAATCGTGCCAAAAAGAAAATCGAAGTTGGTAAAGTTCGTTTTGATAAAACTATTGCAACACTTCAGAAAGAAAGATCGAAGCTTGAAAAAACTTCTATCAATTTGAAAGAAGAAGAAACGCGAGCCCGTGAAGAAAGCAAAAAGATGGAAAACATCAATGTAAAAATCAAACAAAAATTAGAAAGCTATCAGGAATTATATGATAGTAATCAAAAGACAATTTACATTGGCCAGAAAATTGAAGATATATCTGAGAAATATTTCAACAATAAAAACAAAAAAGAACTTATTGGAGAATTTTTGAAAATCATAGAAATCGAAAATTCGAAACGTAAAAAAGCGACTCCAAAAGAAGCCAAAGCAATAATCGAAAAGAAAAAAGAAGTTATCGCAGAAGTATCGGTTCAGGTTGAAGAAATTCGAAAAGAGAAAAAAGAGAAGAAACTCAAGCCTGTTATTGAAAAACCAAAACCAATTTTAAAAGTTGGTGACAGAGTAAGAATGCTCGACGGAAGATCTGTTGGAAGTATCGATTCAATCGAAAAAAATAAAGCAACAGTAAATTACGGAATATTTACTTCGAAAGTAAGTTTGGATGAATTAGAGTTTGTTGAAGCTGGGAAAAAATAA
- the ung gene encoding uracil-DNA glycosylase, whose protein sequence is MKINLSPEWQAVLSDELEKPYFKDLLLSLEDECNNHICYPPLDLIFSAFNHCSFNDVKVVVIGQDPYHGEGEANGLSFSVNDNVKIPPSLRNIFKEINTDLDSVFMPTSGNLEKWANQGVLLLNASLTVRKDSPNSHKHLKWNLFTDAVIQAISDKKENVVFLLWGSFAQKKGQKIDRSKHHVLESGHPSPMSANQGKWFGNKHFSKTNEFLKSKGLKEIEW, encoded by the coding sequence ATGAAAATTAATCTTTCTCCTGAATGGCAAGCCGTTTTATCGGATGAGTTAGAAAAACCTTATTTTAAAGATTTGCTTTTGTCGCTGGAAGACGAATGTAATAATCATATTTGTTATCCGCCTTTAGATTTGATTTTTTCGGCGTTCAATCATTGTTCTTTCAATGATGTAAAAGTTGTTGTTATTGGTCAGGATCCTTATCATGGAGAAGGAGAAGCAAATGGGCTAAGCTTTTCTGTTAATGACAATGTAAAAATTCCGCCTTCGTTGCGTAATATTTTTAAGGAAATAAATACAGATCTTGATTCGGTTTTTATGCCAACTTCTGGTAATCTTGAGAAATGGGCAAATCAGGGTGTGTTGCTTTTAAATGCTTCGTTAACAGTTCGAAAAGATAGTCCGAATAGTCATAAACATCTAAAATGGAATTTATTTACTGATGCGGTTATTCAGGCTATTTCTGATAAAAAAGAAAATGTTGTGTTTTTATTATGGGGAAGTTTTGCTCAGAAAAAAGGACAAAAAATTGATCGCTCGAAACATCATGTTTTAGAATCCGGGCATCCTTCGCCAATGAGTGCTAATCAGGGAAAATGGTTCGGAAATAAACATTTTAGCAAGACGAATGAATTTTTAAAATCAAAAGGTTTGAAAGAGATTGAGTGGTAA
- a CDS encoding DUF4258 domain-containing protein: MKFVHRFAYYLIGLVMGCFFVALVFSGKDTRCNYFPNARVLNSLRTKPFQYSEKAVQTLNEKWIDTADIKNTLKFGDVDFDQSNVPFKKGKLYIIEGKTVKNQEIILKVINYENKAVLDEIIKKPLEK, from the coding sequence ATGAAGTTCGTACATCGTTTTGCTTATTATCTGATTGGTTTAGTTATGGGATGCTTTTTTGTAGCCCTTGTTTTTAGTGGAAAAGATACCCGTTGCAACTATTTTCCTAATGCCAGAGTTTTAAATAGTTTACGCACAAAACCTTTTCAGTATTCTGAAAAAGCAGTTCAGACTCTAAACGAAAAATGGATCGATACGGCTGATATTAAAAACACATTGAAATTTGGAGATGTTGATTTTGATCAAAGTAATGTTCCGTTCAAAAAAGGAAAACTTTATATTATCGAAGGAAAAACAGTTAAAAACCAAGAGATTATCCTTAAAGTAATTAACTACGAAAACAAAGCAGTTTTAGACGAGATTATAAAGAAACCTCTGGAAAAGTAA